Proteins from a genomic interval of Siniperca chuatsi isolate FFG_IHB_CAS linkage group LG10, ASM2008510v1, whole genome shotgun sequence:
- the LOC122883393 gene encoding ninjurin-1-like: MMNISSSNRGSGAEASHPDAWPSSPAPLNMNHYANKKSAAESMLDVALLMANASQLKAVLEQGPNFSFYTPIIALISISLCLQVTVGVLLIFIVRWNLNDEQKHRRLNIMENLATGLVFMIVVVNVFITAFGVHRANRSD; this comes from the exons ATGAtgaacatcagcagcagcaacagggGAAGTGGGGCTGAG GCCTCACATCCAGATGCTTGGCCCAGCAGCCCAGCCCCTCTGAACATGAACCACTATGCCAATAAGAAGAGTGCAGCTGAGAGCATGCTGGATGTGGCTCTACTGATGGCCAACGCTTCCCAGCTAAAGGCTGTGCTGGAGCAGGGGCCAAACTTCTCCTTTTATACCCCCATAATCGCCCTAATCAGCATCTCCCTCTGTCTGCAGGTCACAGTCGGGGTTCTGCTTATCTTCAtag TTCGATGGAACCTGAATGATGAGCAAAAGCATCGGAGACTGAACATTATGGAAAACCTGGCCACAGGCTTGGTTTTTATGATAGTGGTAGTCAACGTCTTCATCACAGCCTTTGGAGTCCACAGGGCGAACCGCAGCGACTGa
- the LOC122883392 gene encoding caspase recruitment domain-containing protein 19-like isoform X4, which produces MDTELVDRLVLQLNRIHPQILNDKEAHRFRNLSVPTKVRLAELLKHLHGKGEEACHEFYRGLHIHAEDVYSSLPTRVTQRGKNTEQGFSDVLVTEDCHIELQSEMADPKWTYNVAIYPDRYVLNDYAGPLFFLSCFSFVVGIAMLYYYREGETLRCSGPLLQRSAARLSEGAKNVLISCAEVGKQKK; this is translated from the exons ATGGACACTGAACTGGTTGACAGACTGGTTCTGCAGCTGAACAGGATCCACCCCCAGATACTCAATGACAAGGAAGCCCACAGG TTCAGGAACCTCAGCGTGCCCACCAAGGTGCGGTTAGCTGAGCTGTTGAAGCACCTGCATGGGAAAGGCGAGGAGGCATGTCATGAATTCTACAGAGGACTTCACATCCACGCTGAGGACGTCTACTCCAGCCTGCCCACCAGAGTCACACAAAGAGGTAAAAACACTGAGCAGGGCTTCTCAGACGTTTTAGTGACTGAAGATTGCCACATAGAACTGCAGTCAG AGATGGCAGATCCAAAATGGACATACAATGTGGCAATCTACCCAGACCGATATGTGCTTAATGACTATG CAGGACCATTGTTCTTTCTGAGCTGTTTCAGTTTTGTAGTTGGTATTGCAATGCTCTACTATTACAGAG AGGGTGAGACGTTGAGATGCAGCGGTCCACTTCTTCAGCGCTCTGCAGCAAGACTTAGTGAAGgtgctaaaaatgttttaatttcctGTGCTGAGgttggaaaacagaaaaaataa
- the LOC122883392 gene encoding caspase recruitment domain-containing protein 19-like isoform X5: MTDIDDYHEQLRRDAHFLCSDQRMDTELVDRLVLQLNRIHPQILNDKEAHRFRNLSVPTKVRLAELLKHLHGKGEEACHEFYRGLHIHAEDVYSSLPTRVTQRGKNTEQGFSDVLVTEDCHIELQSEMADPKWTYNVAIYPDRYVLNDYEGETLRCSGPLLQRSAARLSEGAKNVLISCAEVGKQKK, translated from the exons ATGACAG ACATTGACGATTACCATGAGCAGCTCCGGAGGGACGCCCATTTCCTGTGCTCAGATCAGAGAATGGACACTGAACTGGTTGACAGACTGGTTCTGCAGCTGAACAGGATCCACCCCCAGATACTCAATGACAAGGAAGCCCACAGG TTCAGGAACCTCAGCGTGCCCACCAAGGTGCGGTTAGCTGAGCTGTTGAAGCACCTGCATGGGAAAGGCGAGGAGGCATGTCATGAATTCTACAGAGGACTTCACATCCACGCTGAGGACGTCTACTCCAGCCTGCCCACCAGAGTCACACAAAGAGGTAAAAACACTGAGCAGGGCTTCTCAGACGTTTTAGTGACTGAAGATTGCCACATAGAACTGCAGTCAG AGATGGCAGATCCAAAATGGACATACAATGTGGCAATCTACCCAGACCGATATGTGCTTAATGACTATG AGGGTGAGACGTTGAGATGCAGCGGTCCACTTCTTCAGCGCTCTGCAGCAAGACTTAGTGAAGgtgctaaaaatgttttaatttcctGTGCTGAGgttggaaaacagaaaaaataa
- the LOC122883392 gene encoding caspase recruitment domain-containing protein 19-like isoform X2 — translation MTDIDDYHEQLRRDAHFLCSDQRMDTELVDRLVLQLNRIHPQILNDKEAHRFRNLSVPTKVRLAELLKHLHGKGEEACHEFYRGLHIHAEDVYSSLPTRVTQRGKNTEQGFSDVLVTEDCHIELQSEMADPKWTYNVAIYPDRYVLNDYGPLFFLSCFSFVVGIAMLYYYREGETLRCSGPLLQRSAARLSEGAKNVLISCAEVGKQKK, via the exons ATGACAG ACATTGACGATTACCATGAGCAGCTCCGGAGGGACGCCCATTTCCTGTGCTCAGATCAGAGAATGGACACTGAACTGGTTGACAGACTGGTTCTGCAGCTGAACAGGATCCACCCCCAGATACTCAATGACAAGGAAGCCCACAGG TTCAGGAACCTCAGCGTGCCCACCAAGGTGCGGTTAGCTGAGCTGTTGAAGCACCTGCATGGGAAAGGCGAGGAGGCATGTCATGAATTCTACAGAGGACTTCACATCCACGCTGAGGACGTCTACTCCAGCCTGCCCACCAGAGTCACACAAAGAGGTAAAAACACTGAGCAGGGCTTCTCAGACGTTTTAGTGACTGAAGATTGCCACATAGAACTGCAGTCAG AGATGGCAGATCCAAAATGGACATACAATGTGGCAATCTACCCAGACCGATATGTGCTTAATGACTATG GACCATTGTTCTTTCTGAGCTGTTTCAGTTTTGTAGTTGGTATTGCAATGCTCTACTATTACAGAG AGGGTGAGACGTTGAGATGCAGCGGTCCACTTCTTCAGCGCTCTGCAGCAAGACTTAGTGAAGgtgctaaaaatgttttaatttcctGTGCTGAGgttggaaaacagaaaaaataa
- the LOC122883392 gene encoding caspase recruitment domain-containing protein 19-like isoform X7, translated as MTDIDDYHEQLRRDAHFLCSDQRMDTELVDRLVLQLNRIHPQILNDKEAHRFRNLSVPTKVRLAELLKHLHGKGEEACHEFYRGLHIHAEDVYSSLPTRVTQREMADPKWTYNVAIYPDRYVLNDYEGETLRCSGPLLQRSAARLSEGAKNVLISCAEVGKQKK; from the exons ATGACAG ACATTGACGATTACCATGAGCAGCTCCGGAGGGACGCCCATTTCCTGTGCTCAGATCAGAGAATGGACACTGAACTGGTTGACAGACTGGTTCTGCAGCTGAACAGGATCCACCCCCAGATACTCAATGACAAGGAAGCCCACAGG TTCAGGAACCTCAGCGTGCCCACCAAGGTGCGGTTAGCTGAGCTGTTGAAGCACCTGCATGGGAAAGGCGAGGAGGCATGTCATGAATTCTACAGAGGACTTCACATCCACGCTGAGGACGTCTACTCCAGCCTGCCCACCAGAGTCACACAAAGAG AGATGGCAGATCCAAAATGGACATACAATGTGGCAATCTACCCAGACCGATATGTGCTTAATGACTATG AGGGTGAGACGTTGAGATGCAGCGGTCCACTTCTTCAGCGCTCTGCAGCAAGACTTAGTGAAGgtgctaaaaatgttttaatttcctGTGCTGAGgttggaaaacagaaaaaataa
- the LOC122883392 gene encoding caspase recruitment domain-containing protein 19-like isoform X6 has protein sequence MTDIDDYHEQLRRDAHFLCSDQRMDTELVDRLVLQLNRIHPQILNDKEAHRFRNLSVPTKVRLAELLKHLHGKGEEACHEFYRGLHIHAEDVYSSLPTRVTQREMADPKWTYNVAIYPDRYVLNDYGPLFFLSCFSFVVGIAMLYYYREGETLRCSGPLLQRSAARLSEGAKNVLISCAEVGKQKK, from the exons ATGACAG ACATTGACGATTACCATGAGCAGCTCCGGAGGGACGCCCATTTCCTGTGCTCAGATCAGAGAATGGACACTGAACTGGTTGACAGACTGGTTCTGCAGCTGAACAGGATCCACCCCCAGATACTCAATGACAAGGAAGCCCACAGG TTCAGGAACCTCAGCGTGCCCACCAAGGTGCGGTTAGCTGAGCTGTTGAAGCACCTGCATGGGAAAGGCGAGGAGGCATGTCATGAATTCTACAGAGGACTTCACATCCACGCTGAGGACGTCTACTCCAGCCTGCCCACCAGAGTCACACAAAGAG AGATGGCAGATCCAAAATGGACATACAATGTGGCAATCTACCCAGACCGATATGTGCTTAATGACTATG GACCATTGTTCTTTCTGAGCTGTTTCAGTTTTGTAGTTGGTATTGCAATGCTCTACTATTACAGAG AGGGTGAGACGTTGAGATGCAGCGGTCCACTTCTTCAGCGCTCTGCAGCAAGACTTAGTGAAGgtgctaaaaatgttttaatttcctGTGCTGAGgttggaaaacagaaaaaataa
- the LOC122883392 gene encoding caspase recruitment domain-containing protein 19-like isoform X3, with protein sequence MTDIDDYHEQLRRDAHFLCSDQRMDTELVDRLVLQLNRIHPQILNDKEAHRFRNLSVPTKVRLAELLKHLHGKGEEACHEFYRGLHIHAEDVYSSLPTRVTQREMADPKWTYNVAIYPDRYVLNDYAGPLFFLSCFSFVVGIAMLYYYREGETLRCSGPLLQRSAARLSEGAKNVLISCAEVGKQKK encoded by the exons ATGACAG ACATTGACGATTACCATGAGCAGCTCCGGAGGGACGCCCATTTCCTGTGCTCAGATCAGAGAATGGACACTGAACTGGTTGACAGACTGGTTCTGCAGCTGAACAGGATCCACCCCCAGATACTCAATGACAAGGAAGCCCACAGG TTCAGGAACCTCAGCGTGCCCACCAAGGTGCGGTTAGCTGAGCTGTTGAAGCACCTGCATGGGAAAGGCGAGGAGGCATGTCATGAATTCTACAGAGGACTTCACATCCACGCTGAGGACGTCTACTCCAGCCTGCCCACCAGAGTCACACAAAGAG AGATGGCAGATCCAAAATGGACATACAATGTGGCAATCTACCCAGACCGATATGTGCTTAATGACTATG CAGGACCATTGTTCTTTCTGAGCTGTTTCAGTTTTGTAGTTGGTATTGCAATGCTCTACTATTACAGAG AGGGTGAGACGTTGAGATGCAGCGGTCCACTTCTTCAGCGCTCTGCAGCAAGACTTAGTGAAGgtgctaaaaatgttttaatttcctGTGCTGAGgttggaaaacagaaaaaataa
- the LOC122883392 gene encoding caspase recruitment domain-containing protein 19-like isoform X1, producing MTDIDDYHEQLRRDAHFLCSDQRMDTELVDRLVLQLNRIHPQILNDKEAHRFRNLSVPTKVRLAELLKHLHGKGEEACHEFYRGLHIHAEDVYSSLPTRVTQRGKNTEQGFSDVLVTEDCHIELQSEMADPKWTYNVAIYPDRYVLNDYAGPLFFLSCFSFVVGIAMLYYYREGETLRCSGPLLQRSAARLSEGAKNVLISCAEVGKQKK from the exons ATGACAG ACATTGACGATTACCATGAGCAGCTCCGGAGGGACGCCCATTTCCTGTGCTCAGATCAGAGAATGGACACTGAACTGGTTGACAGACTGGTTCTGCAGCTGAACAGGATCCACCCCCAGATACTCAATGACAAGGAAGCCCACAGG TTCAGGAACCTCAGCGTGCCCACCAAGGTGCGGTTAGCTGAGCTGTTGAAGCACCTGCATGGGAAAGGCGAGGAGGCATGTCATGAATTCTACAGAGGACTTCACATCCACGCTGAGGACGTCTACTCCAGCCTGCCCACCAGAGTCACACAAAGAGGTAAAAACACTGAGCAGGGCTTCTCAGACGTTTTAGTGACTGAAGATTGCCACATAGAACTGCAGTCAG AGATGGCAGATCCAAAATGGACATACAATGTGGCAATCTACCCAGACCGATATGTGCTTAATGACTATG CAGGACCATTGTTCTTTCTGAGCTGTTTCAGTTTTGTAGTTGGTATTGCAATGCTCTACTATTACAGAG AGGGTGAGACGTTGAGATGCAGCGGTCCACTTCTTCAGCGCTCTGCAGCAAGACTTAGTGAAGgtgctaaaaatgttttaatttcctGTGCTGAGgttggaaaacagaaaaaataa
- the LOC122883391 gene encoding sushi domain-containing protein 3 — protein MSAATASIADVSRTDFTNKDDSRDRIKSGQPQAQCAPMPLPALGTQRIIQGNGTNVGTVISLQCPAKHKLIGSELMCVMGTNSTHWVGETYCKPLSSYGDYGFRVAVLASIVSSAIIFFMSMAFITCCLIDCIKEDKRKKQERESDVWQWEEQAQHQEDNRSHYSHKGRNNNNNTQEKVLSLWDTGNPHICDNMQACRCHQQYAYAPVCTYGPTPPLSALPGHDYDQPLLPRNPESAQISGPPPQYFGPSQLSCQPTGPGLVQISAVGPGLVWQYGGQQSSLSELNPSTTNESNTRNINSAKEFSIRIISV, from the exons ATGTCAGCGGCAACAGCTTCTATAGCAGATGTGTCCAGGactgattttacaaacaaagatGACAGCCGTGACCGGATTAAATCAG GTCAGCCCCAGGCTCAGTGTGCACCCATGCCACTGCCAGCCCTGGGCACCCAGAGGATCATCCAGGGCAACGGTACCAATGTGGGCACAGTCATTTCCCTGCAGTGCCCggccaaacacaaactgatAGGAAGTGAGCTGATGTGTGTCATGGGCACCAACAGCACCCACTGGGTGGGGGAGACCTACTGTAAAC CTCTGTCTTCCTATGGGGACTATGGTTTCCGTGTGGCTGTGCTGGCATCCATTGTAAGCTCAGCCATAATATTTTTCATGTCCATGGCCTTCATCACCTGCTGTTTGATTGACTGCATCAAAGAggacaaaaggaaaaagcagGAGAG GGAGTCAGATGTGTGGCAGTGGGAGGAGCAGGCCCAACATCAGGAGGACAACAGGTCTCACTACAGCCATAAAGGCAggaacaataacaacaacacccAGGAGAAGGTGCTTTCACTGTGGGACACCGGTAACCCACACATTTGTGACAACATGCAAGCCTGCAG ATGTCATCAGCAGTACGCCTATGCTCCTGTCTGCACATATGGCCCCACTCCTCCGCTTTCTGCTCTCCCCGGCCATGACTACGACCAGCCTCTTTTACCCCGAAACCCTGAATCCGCACAGATCTCTGGTCCTCCACCTCAATACTTCGGACCTTCTCAGTTGTCCTGTCAACCTACTGGCCCAGGCCTGGTCCAAATCTCAGCAGTAGGGCCTGGTTTGGTGTGGCAGTATGGAGGACAGCAGAGCAGTTTGTCAGAATTGAACCCATCAACCACAAATGAGTCCAACACGAGGAATATAAACTCTGCCAAAGAATTTTCCATACGGATTATATCAGTGTGA